Within the Nicotiana tabacum cultivar K326 chromosome 11, ASM71507v2, whole genome shotgun sequence genome, the region ACGTTAAGGGATTGTTTGGTTTGAACACAAGTTATGCTAGTCATGTTGGGATTAGTTATATTTAGATGAGTTATGATGAAGTTAGTTATATTTAAACTATTTGTTATTGattatttggtatgttgtattaatttTGGTAATATCAATTTTACTGTTTTATCCAGAGATTACTATTCCATCCTCTGACACATATAATTCAAGATTAATAACCAAACAAGGGATAAGACTGTACTAAATTTTTATCTCAGAATTATTTTTGTTTATCCATCATATCAGACGACCTCTAAGGGGTGTACTTTGTTCAAAATTTTTGAAATGAGGAGCTGGAGATAATTAGAGGAGTTGTTTTACTGAAACTTGACTTATAGAAAATTTATCTTTTCCTTAACAACAAAGTCTGGGTGGTGTAGTTGGTTATCACGCTAGTCTCACACACTAGAGGTCCCCGGTTCGAACCCGGGCTCAGAcataatatttttttactttttttcgtaCCACACATGCTGCTACCGAAGTTTCTCACATAAGCTAGGAGAGGAAGTCATGAAGTGTGGAGGATAAAACTCAAAACTGCTACAAGAATATGATACAGTTCTTGTTTATTCTACCTAGCAGCCACAAAAATATTAGTATGTTCTTTCATCTAAAGTTCCAGGGCTGAACAACCACCATTCATATTGTATCaccaaaaatatgaaagttgagtTTTTCAATCTAATGCTGAAATAGTAGGAGACAGGCAGCTATTGTAACACCAGAGTATTAACAGCCAAAACTTCAATCTTCTCCTCGAAAAGAGAGACCGCGATAACTGAAAAATGCTTCCTGAGTTATGTCTCTTCTATTATGTTACAAAGAGTACATGCTTCTCATGAGGTTATACACGAGATGATACATGCTTTCTGTAAGCCAATTTTGAAGTCATTGAATATAGAAGTTGTACTTCAAGTGTTTTATTTTTTCTACAACAAATACTTTGTACCAACCCTATATTTACACATATGGGGAGAGAAATAAGTCATGTATCGAGAGTCCCTCTTTCTGTACAGTAGTTGAAGTTATGATAGAGAAAATGCTCTATACACACATACTTCAGTCTTCGTTTAAGTCGTAGTACTTCCTATCATCCTATGAGGTTGGCCAACCATTTGGAGAATGTTCACTAAAacatttctttcttttggcatttAATCTTTCTTGAATCTGCTTTTCGTTTGCCATTGCTTCTTGGATGTTGTCGCGAACAAGCTGACAGAGCTCATCAAGTGCAAGCATTGGAAATGGCTCCTCGATAAGGACACCAACCTGCAAAAATGGACATCCTAGTTTTGGTCAAATGTGAATTAACTGATATTATTTGTCATCCTCTACGCCCCTCCCTTGTCCAGAAGGTTACTAACCAAGCTGTGACCTCAGTATTGAACAGTGTCAACGCTCCaatcaaatagaaatcttcaacTGTATTTCTCtcctctttatttttattatttaacctTTTGCAAAACAAGGAGGAATACACATAGGCCTTGATTTTGAAAACCAAGGTTACAGTATCATGAACTCCTGGGGCCTCGGACAATTCATCGGATACTCTATGTAATAAGACCATTAAGTTTAGCACTCATATATAGCAATTTAAATTGAAGATGATATCAGCTGGAATGCCCCCACAAACTGAAACTtaagataaataataatatgtTCGTTTCATGAGGGGAGCTAGGGGAGGATGGGGATTTATCCGAACacccttcgccggaaaattataGATCAAATTTGATTTTTATGTACATCTTTAGATGATGAATCCCCTTGGATTCTTTGCATgtttacttattttattttttaacccCTCTTGGTGAAAATCATGCCTCTGCCATTGTACATATTGAAGAGTACGGCTCTTCAAGCTGTGACATTTTAATATAGTCTTGCCTTCAGACAAAGTGATCTCTACTGCAGGAAGTAATTATATCACAAAGTATTAGTTCCTCTGGTTAATTGAAGAAAGTGAAATCTGACCTCTTCAATGCAGAATAAGGAAGCAGCACTTATGAAAGTAGCTGGAACCACAATCCAATGGCAATCATCCCAAAGTATTATAGGAAGAGTAAGATGCCAAAGGACCAAGAACCTTGAAGTCAACCGAGTGTATGAAAGCGGAATAGGTATGCCCGCGAGTTGTTCACATACACCAATACCTTCATGGAAACAAGAAATCTTTGACTCCTGCACTTTTTAAAACCACAAGTCATTAGGTCGAACTCTTAAGATTATCCTGCAAGTGACGAAATCAATGTGATTTAGCAAATGAAGCTCCTTCTTAAAGAGATTTCTATGGTCGCTGTTTACACTGGTCTTCTAATACACCAAAATGAAAAAGAATTAAAGCTGAAATAATAAGATGTAAGATGTAACCCCTGTGTAGCCTTTCTACTTCATAAAAGAGAACATCTTCGTTAAGAAAAATTACCAGCTGAGTCAGTTTTGTTCCCTCCAAGTTTAATGACTGAAGGCACTGAGAGATGAACCCAATGACGCAACGAGGGCGATGCTTAGAACTGAGAACTAATGCTAGATCATCAGCCTCAAGTAAGTTTTTGAGATCACTTGCTATATCCGAGCCGTATGTTATGTGGCACTGCATAAAAGTATTGTAATCTTAGTGTTTAATACTAAGGAACATTATCCCTTTGCTTATCATAGAACATATATTCTGCTTTTAAGTGCATAAGAACATATAGAATAAGACTTATCAATATATAGGTTGGCAATGAGCTCAAAATACCAGTTGTTCCATgtttaaaaagtaaaataaggatTTAAAGCTTCTACAATTTTATGGTCATTTCagttaatatacaacaacaataactgtGATAGAAGGCCTTTTGACGCAGTTTGAGAAAGTTTCTTTTAATTATCAATGAACGATGCAGAGACCAggttaaatcatcaaaacaaggAGGAATACACATAGGCCATTTGGATTTTGATAAAGCCTATACTTAGGCCAtagaaattttgaaaataatccaCTTAGCTCTTTTAGGCTACTATCCAGTTAATAAGACATTCTAAACTATCTGATCATTGCATTAGCCAGCAGATAGCAGACTATTCCCAATTTCACTTGTATTTAGGAATTTATCCTAAGTTTTgttctctcttattttttttattcgtgACAGAACAAGTTGCAGAAACACCAAAATTCTCCATTTATCACAATGATCTATGAATTTCTCTCCTACACAGATCGCAGGGAAATACAGTAAACCCATAGAAagaatcatcaacaacaacaactatgtcTCAGTCCCGAAAAAAGTTGGGGTCGGCGATATGAATTCTCACTTCTTTCTTTAAGCTCAACTCATATCAccatcatgccaaaataaaataagaaaaatagtaATATTTAAAGCCTATTCCTAACTATTAAGTATCGCCTATATGGATATTTTTCTTCCATTGTGCCTTATCTTTAGCTAAGTCTGCACTGATTCCAAGAATTTGTAGGTCTTTCGAGACAACTTCTTTCCATGTGATGTTAGGTTTACCTCGCCCCCTTTTAACCCCATAGCAAGAATGAATGAGCAAAATTGAAGGCCTCATATAAAAAGGTATGGTATGTATGCACAGATCATAGTGAGCTAAATCGATTAACTATACGAACGTATATACCTTCAAGGCAACTGGAAATGCCATGATATACTGTAAAAGTGCTTCTTTGAGCACAGCATCACTCTTATCAACACAAGCAATGACCTGCCTAGCAAAATCATTGGTTCCAGCAATCACTTTAGTCCAAGCCTTCTTCCCTGTTTCGAACCTCGAGTACGATGCCTCTGTCCTAAACACCAAAAGAAGCGCCAGAGCTGGAGCTGTCAACTGATATGGCAGTGGACTAGCTCTCAATACAGGGAAAAACTCAGGCAACCAATGCATTGAAACAGCAGAATTATAACTAGCAATCACTACTGCCACTGAAGTAAAAGCTATAACCGGAGGAACCAACGACAAAATAACACGCGAATTCAAGCTCGAAAACAAGTGCCTAACATGCCTCAAAGAACTTCTATGTTGCACCCAACTTTCATGTTTGTATAAAGATCTCTTCTTTTTCATACCTTCTTCTTGAATTCTGTCAGCCCAATCAGGTATTATACGAAGAATTGAGATAAGGGCAGAAGTTGAATTTTGATTCTCTGGAGTTTGTTGAGGGCAACAACGGACTTTGAAAGTACTGAAACTGAACTTCTTGTAGCTAAGTTTGGAAGGGAAtgattgttgttgtaattttGAAGGTAGTTTGAGGGTAAAATGGGAAGAAAAAGATGCATTGGTTGGAGATTGAATGCTGAAAAGGGTTCTTGAATTTGTCATTGATGATGggaattagggtttagggtttggaaATGGGGGAGGAAGGTGACAACATGGGAGTGTACAAAGAGTGAAGTGAAGAGTTCTGTTTAAGGAATGTAGTGGATACTGGATTAGGTAGTTGGTTTGGTAACGGTTAATTTGTGAATCTGGTTTTTTCACTTATTCCTAGAtatgaattaaaaaaagaaaaaataaaagaattgttGGTGTCACAGCAAGGTGAGTCAATGTCTATAGCCCATTTTAAGCTTAACACATCATTATGATAATCCAAATCGTTGCCCAATTGATTTGGTGTTTGACTCAATTGAACTAGTCGTCAAATTTAAGGGTAAAAATAACACGGGCTAGCTAGTTTTcgaactggtcattcaaaaatggccagcgtttgcaaaatcattgaaaaatagttattattttgttgcaacacggaaagttccagcataatatactgaagatcggtgcatctgtgtatgaacttccagcatattatgctggaattccgatacgcggaaagttccagcataatatattggaaattggagcacctatgtatgaacttccaacatattatgctggaccggtatattatactggaactccaatatattatactggaactccattatattatgctggagtatttttcagattttgaacattgttttcattcaaatttatctttacatgaaaagtggctgaatttcgattacttttgaaactgtgactatttttgaatgaccacttgtaaatctggctatttttgaatttctgtcAATTTAAGGGTGTGCATAATTTTGGTATATGCTGAATAATCGAATCAGGAATGGGAGCCTGGAGCAATGATAATATTATCTCCATGTGACCTATAAATTACAGGTTCGAACCGTGGAAGTAGTCAACTGTTCATATCACATCCCTAGGCCTGCGGCCCTTTCTTGGACTCTGCATGAATATGAGATGCTTTATGCACTAGGCTGCCCTTTTACTGAATAATCTAAT harbors:
- the LOC107815028 gene encoding voltage-dependent chloride channel 1, chloroplastic, whose amino-acid sequence is MTNSRTLFSIQSPTNASFSSHFTLKLPSKLQQQSFPSKLSYKKFSFSTFKVRCCPQQTPENQNSTSALISILRIIPDWADRIQEEGMKKKRSLYKHESWVQHRSSLRHVRHLFSSLNSRVILSLVPPVIAFTSVAVVIASYNSAVSMHWLPEFFPVLRASPLPYQLTAPALALLLVFRTEASYSRFETGKKAWTKVIAGTNDFARQVIACVDKSDAVLKEALLQYIMAFPVALKCHITYGSDIASDLKNLLEADDLALVLSSKHRPRCVIGFISQCLQSLNLEGTKLTQLESKISCFHEGIGVCEQLAGIPIPLSYTRLTSRFLVLWHLTLPIILWDDCHWIVVPATFISAASLFCIEEVGVLIEEPFPMLALDELCQLVRDNIQEAMANEKQIQERLNAKRKKCFSEHSPNGWPTS